One window of Kosakonia cowanii JCM 10956 = DSM 18146 genomic DNA carries:
- the fumA gene encoding class I fumarate hydratase FumA — MSNKPFVYQDPFPLAKDETEYYLLSREHVSVAEFEGEQVLKVEPQALTLLAQQAFHDAAFMLRPSHQKQVAAILTDPQASENDRYVALQFLRNSEIAAKGVLPTCQDTGTAIIMGKKGQRVWTGGGDEAALARGVYNTYTEDNLRYSQNAPLDMYKEVNTGTNLPAQIDLYSIDGDEYKFLCIAKGGGSANKTYLYQETKALITPAKLKNYLVEKMRTLGTAACPPYHIAFVIGGTSAESTLKTVKLASTRYYDSLPTEGNEHGQAFRDVQLEQELMQEAQNLGLGAQFGGKYFAHDIRVIRLPRHGASCPIGMGVSCSADRNIKAKINRDGIWIEKMESNPAQYIPEALRQQGEGDVAKIDLNQPMKAILAQLSAFPVSTRVSLNGTIIVARDIAHAKLKELIDNGEELPQYVKDHPIYYAGPAKTPEGYASGSLGPTTAGRMDSYVDLLQSHGASMIMLAKGNRSQQVTDACAKHGGFYLGSIGGPAAVLAQQSIKSLECVAYPELGMEAIWKIEVENFPAFILVDDKGNDFFQQIQNKQCAGCKQQ; from the coding sequence ATGTCGAATAAACCGTTTGTTTATCAGGATCCGTTCCCGCTGGCAAAAGATGAAACGGAATACTATCTGCTGAGCCGCGAACATGTCTCTGTCGCAGAGTTTGAAGGTGAGCAGGTACTGAAAGTCGAGCCGCAGGCGTTAACGCTGCTGGCACAGCAGGCTTTCCACGACGCCGCGTTTATGCTGCGCCCCTCCCATCAGAAACAGGTTGCTGCCATTCTGACCGACCCGCAGGCAAGCGAGAACGACAGGTATGTCGCCCTGCAGTTCCTGCGTAACTCCGAAATCGCGGCCAAAGGCGTACTGCCGACCTGCCAGGATACCGGTACGGCAATCATCATGGGTAAAAAAGGCCAGCGTGTCTGGACCGGCGGCGGCGATGAAGCCGCGCTGGCGCGTGGGGTATATAACACCTACACCGAGGATAACCTGCGCTATTCGCAGAATGCGCCGCTGGATATGTACAAAGAGGTGAATACCGGTACCAATCTGCCCGCGCAGATCGATCTCTATAGCATCGATGGCGACGAGTATAAATTCTTGTGCATCGCCAAAGGCGGCGGTTCGGCTAATAAGACCTATCTCTATCAGGAGACCAAGGCGCTGATCACCCCGGCAAAGCTGAAAAACTATCTGGTGGAGAAGATGCGTACGCTGGGCACTGCGGCCTGCCCGCCCTACCATATCGCCTTTGTCATTGGCGGAACCTCCGCTGAATCAACGCTGAAAACCGTGAAGCTGGCATCGACCCGCTACTACGATAGCCTGCCGACCGAAGGTAACGAGCACGGCCAGGCATTCCGTGATGTTCAACTGGAACAGGAGTTGATGCAGGAAGCGCAAAACCTTGGACTTGGCGCGCAGTTTGGCGGGAAGTACTTTGCGCATGATATCCGCGTGATCCGCCTGCCGCGCCACGGTGCTTCCTGCCCGATCGGTATGGGCGTCTCCTGCTCCGCCGACCGTAATATCAAAGCGAAAATTAACCGCGACGGGATCTGGATTGAGAAAATGGAGTCAAATCCGGCGCAGTATATCCCGGAAGCGCTGCGCCAGCAGGGTGAAGGCGATGTGGCGAAAATCGATCTCAACCAGCCAATGAAAGCGATTCTCGCCCAGCTTTCTGCCTTCCCGGTATCGACCCGCGTTTCGCTCAACGGCACGATTATTGTGGCGCGCGATATTGCCCACGCGAAGCTGAAAGAGCTGATTGATAATGGCGAAGAGCTGCCGCAGTACGTAAAAGATCACCCGATCTACTACGCAGGCCCGGCAAAAACGCCAGAAGGTTATGCTTCTGGTTCGCTTGGGCCAACTACCGCAGGGCGTATGGATTCCTACGTAGACCTGCTGCAATCGCATGGCGCGAGCATGATCATGCTGGCAAAAGGCAACCGCAGCCAGCAGGTCACCGATGCCTGTGCCAAACACGGCGGTTTCTATCTGGGAAGTATTGGCGGCCCGGCTGCCGTACTGGCGCAGCAGAGCATTAAGAGCCTGGAGTGCGTTGCGTACCCGGAACTGGGCATGGAGGCGATCTGGAAGATAGAGGTGGAGAACTTCCCGGCGTTTATTCTGGTGGATGATAAAGGAAATGACTTCTTCCAGCAGATCCAGAACAAGCAGTGCGCGGGCTGTAAGCAGCAATAA